The genome window CCATCCTTCCGCTGAAACTCCGCTGAGCAGGTAATATTCCCAAATGCTCGCTATATAAATTAGGATAGTTGCTCCTAAAACTAGCATTTTTATGCGTTCGAGAACTGGTTGAATTTTGTCATAGGTTGCACCCAAAAATAGACCTGTTGAAAATGGCAAAATCCAACTGAAAATCCAGCGTTCCATCAAAGGTAGAGGTATTGATATGTATTTGAGAGCGGTCAAGTAAAAAAATATGGTAAAAATTGTTTGAATTATTAAACCCAAAACCAAAATTTTCTGGGATTTTAAAACTTTTAATTTTACTAGCAACCACCACCAACCGTAGCATTGAACAATCACAACGATGAAGTAATAGGGAGGCATTACCGAACCTGTCAGGATGTCTCTGAGTAATGACAGTACATCAAATTTTGGCAGCGATCCCAAGTTATTTAATATGTACAGCGCTACTGACCAAAACAGGTAGGGTGGTATAATTCTTGACAGTCTTTTTTTGACTACCTCGCCGGGATTATTTTGATTTTCTAGTTTGTTGGTGAGGAAAAAACCGCTGAGCAGTAAAAATGCAGGT of Microcoleus sp. bin38.metabat.b11b12b14.051 contains these proteins:
- a CDS encoding acyltransferase translates to PAFLLLSGFFLTNKLENQNNPGEVVKKRLSRIIPPYLFWSVALYILNNLGSLPKFDVLSLLRDILTGSVMPPYYFIVVIVQCYGWWWLLVKLKVLKSQKILVLGLIIQTIFTIFFYLTALKYISIPLPLMERWIFSWILPFSTGLFLGATYDKIQPVLERIKMLVLGATILIYIASIWEYYLLSGVSAEGWFLRSFFKISSQGYAILFVLSILAFSKSIALPSKVSGLVKILAAYSFPIYLLDSTVVRYVALVYYKLLDPVHPLVKLGFLVTGSLFSCFAIIYLLQKLLPKKYSPYILGI